Proteins from one Natrinema salinisoli genomic window:
- a CDS encoding NAD(P)/FAD-dependent oxidoreductase gives MERVDVAIVGGGPAGASAAERAAAHGAETVLFEQGVPREDREGPGPDSTDAAGMLDYWIDIMGFDYREIPDEVIHRELEATEFVGPNSRVELTSTGMEATYPKFGYTFHRARMDDWLHERAADAGADLRIGTGVKDLETDLRASSSKGPTHTLTLSNGDRLEAQYVVLADGPQRRITLDALDQFTGPGRSVSDHLSPPKANHIAYQEYREFPEELFEEFEDRLKFWWGYMPGETAYPWVFPNDGTVARVGLTMPIGMTLEDVDDPGSYKLLRPDDERIPSGAEYITRLLEQEYGDEYDVEEDIPRVEDRGKSKGTETYPISSTRPIESPVGANIAVAGGAMGTTSAFHEGGYHVAVRTGKIAGRLAATDSLANYNDVWKRAIGDEILRNVAFADIVADYGPDDWDWAFDTINDMQGNGSDNALVSKKFSAGLDAAKIMATYKRQKFKYRGGGYVQLTEDDYFY, from the coding sequence ATGGAACGCGTAGACGTCGCGATCGTCGGCGGGGGTCCCGCTGGTGCATCCGCGGCCGAACGGGCCGCCGCCCACGGCGCAGAGACGGTCCTCTTCGAGCAGGGGGTGCCTCGAGAGGATCGCGAGGGGCCGGGGCCGGATTCGACCGACGCCGCCGGGATGCTCGACTACTGGATCGACATCATGGGGTTCGACTATCGGGAGATTCCCGACGAGGTCATCCACCGGGAACTCGAGGCGACCGAGTTCGTCGGACCGAACAGCCGCGTCGAATTGACCTCGACCGGCATGGAGGCCACCTATCCCAAGTTCGGATACACCTTCCACCGCGCGCGCATGGACGACTGGCTCCACGAGCGCGCGGCCGACGCGGGCGCCGACCTGCGCATCGGCACCGGCGTGAAGGACCTCGAGACCGACCTGCGGGCCTCGAGTTCGAAGGGACCGACCCACACGCTGACGCTCTCGAACGGCGACCGGCTCGAGGCGCAGTACGTCGTCCTCGCGGACGGGCCACAGCGCCGAATCACGCTCGACGCCCTCGATCAGTTCACCGGCCCCGGCCGGAGCGTCTCGGATCACCTCTCGCCCCCGAAGGCGAACCACATCGCCTATCAGGAGTACCGGGAGTTCCCGGAAGAGCTCTTCGAGGAGTTCGAGGACCGACTCAAGTTCTGGTGGGGGTATATGCCCGGCGAGACGGCCTATCCCTGGGTCTTCCCGAACGACGGCACGGTCGCCCGCGTCGGGCTGACGATGCCCATCGGGATGACCCTCGAGGACGTGGACGACCCCGGTTCTTACAAGCTCCTTCGGCCGGACGACGAGCGGATCCCCTCGGGTGCGGAGTACATTACGCGCCTCCTCGAGCAGGAGTACGGCGACGAGTACGACGTCGAGGAAGACATTCCGCGCGTCGAGGATCGCGGCAAGTCGAAGGGGACCGAGACCTATCCGATCTCCTCGACGCGACCGATCGAGTCGCCCGTCGGCGCGAACATCGCCGTCGCCGGCGGTGCGATGGGGACGACTTCCGCCTTCCACGAGGGTGGCTACCACGTCGCCGTCCGTACCGGCAAGATCGCCGGCCGCCTGGCCGCGACGGACTCGCTTGCAAACTACAACGACGTCTGGAAGCGCGCGATCGGCGACGAGATCCTGCGCAACGTCGCCTTCGCCGATATCGTCGCCGACTACGGCCCCGACGACTGGGACTGGGCGTTCGACACCATCAACGACATGCAGGGTAACGGGTCGGACAACGCGCTGGTCAGCAAGAAGTTCTCCGCCGGCCTCGATGCTGCCAAGATCATGGCGACGTACAAACGCCAGAAGTTCAAGTACCGCGGCGGCGGGTACGTCCAGCTTACGGAGGACGACTACTTCTACTGA
- a CDS encoding helix-turn-helix domain-containing protein: MSLIVEFEIATPILRRTVEAASRIDIEEIYQSETGETKLLCWAYGDSLADIDAAIDDDDTVRTYTLIEEPGDRRLYSVTLSELGENHLTYPTAAEYDIGYHDVTVTTDTKIRARVPSREALFAYRDVCREKDIPFRIQRIFQESNRASDRYGITDSQREALLAALEKGYFDVPRQTTLTAVAAQLDISDQALSARLRRGHANLLRSTVA; the protein is encoded by the coding sequence ATGTCCCTGATCGTCGAGTTCGAAATAGCGACGCCGATCCTTCGGCGGACGGTCGAGGCTGCCTCCCGGATCGACATCGAAGAGATCTACCAGTCCGAGACGGGCGAAACGAAGCTGCTCTGCTGGGCCTACGGTGACTCCCTCGCGGATATCGATGCGGCGATCGACGACGACGATACCGTACGGACGTACACGCTCATCGAGGAGCCCGGCGACCGCCGGCTATACAGCGTCACGCTGTCTGAACTGGGGGAAAATCATCTGACATATCCGACGGCAGCGGAGTACGACATCGGATACCATGATGTCACGGTCACGACGGATACGAAGATTCGTGCCCGCGTTCCGTCGCGGGAAGCCCTGTTCGCCTATCGCGACGTCTGTCGCGAAAAGGACATTCCGTTTCGAATCCAGCGAATATTCCAGGAATCGAATCGAGCGAGCGATCGCTACGGCATCACCGACAGCCAACGGGAAGCGCTGCTGGCCGCCCTCGAGAAGGGATACTTCGACGTACCCCGTCAGACGACGCTAACCGCGGTCGCCGCGCAACTGGATATCTCCGACCAAGCACTGTCCGCCCGGCTTCGGCGAGGACACGCCAACCTCCTTCGCAGCACGGTCGCATGA
- a CDS encoding universal stress protein codes for MSLTFDGTVLVPVADPEDGEQTARSLAPYLSPSSTVLVVNVIEKAGGAPDKASVEQREEYAQEIFERTRGPLEGRAGTVETAILFGTDVVETIFEAALERDVDAVVFEPRKGSRFVELLTGDTARRLVKEASVPVVALPRNDG; via the coding sequence ATGTCGCTGACGTTCGACGGAACGGTTCTCGTCCCCGTCGCCGATCCCGAAGACGGGGAGCAGACCGCGAGGTCACTCGCACCGTATCTCTCCCCCTCGAGTACGGTGCTGGTCGTCAACGTGATCGAGAAGGCCGGCGGCGCGCCCGACAAGGCGTCGGTGGAGCAGCGCGAGGAGTACGCCCAAGAAATCTTCGAGCGCACCCGCGGACCGCTCGAGGGACGGGCCGGAACCGTCGAGACGGCGATCCTCTTCGGTACCGACGTCGTCGAGACGATTTTCGAGGCGGCGCTCGAGCGGGACGTCGACGCCGTCGTCTTCGAACCTCGCAAAGGAAGCCGGTTCGTGGAACTGCTCACCGGTGATACGGCTCGTCGACTGGTGAAGGAGGCCTCGGTTCCGGTGGTCGCGTTGCCACGAAATGACGGCTAA
- a CDS encoding cupin domain-containing protein, whose product MGYDTAAKTDPESVVDEVWGGMWFLKEDLDAEKLGISILELEPGGKGMEHDEAETGQEEVYYVVEGSIEVDLSGGETVSLEADELIRLDPDETRQIHNRGDERAKLVLIGAPL is encoded by the coding sequence ATGGGTTACGACACTGCTGCGAAGACCGATCCCGAGTCAGTCGTCGACGAGGTGTGGGGCGGCATGTGGTTCCTCAAGGAGGATCTCGACGCCGAGAAACTCGGTATTTCGATCCTCGAGCTCGAGCCCGGCGGCAAGGGGATGGAACACGACGAAGCGGAGACCGGTCAGGAGGAAGTCTACTACGTGGTCGAGGGGTCGATCGAGGTCGATCTCTCCGGCGGCGAAACCGTGTCCCTCGAGGCGGACGAGCTGATTCGACTGGATCCCGACGAAACGCGCCAGATACACAACCGTGGCGACGAACGGGCGAAACTCGTTCTGATCGGGGCACCGCTGTAG
- a CDS encoding dihydropyrimidine dehydrogenase, with protein MDSTLPFAPPLALASLSGEADADWARSGATYAGAAFLGGIALDADSRAAARELVDRDRTEFLPDDPLAFVDRELEALADVPIQPAFNVRSATVDPIPAAADICRDRNALLEINAHCRQDELCAVGCGETLLRDGERLAGYVERAAETGATVGVKVRAEVPGVDLPTLARSLERAGADFVHVDAMDTESVVADVVDATDLFVIANNGVRDDETVREYVEYGADAVSVGRPSDDPVVLERVADAVERHLGAAARR; from the coding sequence ATGGACTCGACGCTTCCGTTCGCGCCGCCGCTCGCGCTCGCGAGTCTGAGCGGCGAGGCCGACGCCGACTGGGCCCGTTCCGGGGCAACATACGCCGGTGCCGCGTTCCTCGGCGGTATCGCCCTCGACGCGGACTCGAGAGCCGCCGCGCGCGAACTCGTCGACCGGGATCGCACCGAGTTCCTGCCCGACGATCCGCTCGCGTTCGTCGACCGCGAACTCGAGGCGCTCGCGGACGTCCCCATCCAGCCGGCGTTCAACGTCCGGAGCGCGACCGTCGATCCGATCCCAGCGGCGGCCGACATCTGCCGGGATCGAAACGCTCTCCTCGAGATCAACGCCCACTGCCGACAGGACGAGCTCTGCGCCGTCGGCTGCGGCGAGACGCTCCTGCGGGACGGGGAGCGCCTCGCTGGATACGTCGAACGGGCCGCCGAGACCGGAGCCACCGTCGGCGTGAAAGTTCGGGCGGAGGTCCCCGGTGTGGACCTGCCGACGCTGGCTCGCAGCCTCGAGCGTGCGGGCGCGGATTTCGTTCACGTCGACGCGATGGACACCGAATCCGTCGTCGCCGACGTGGTCGACGCGACCGACCTGTTCGTGATCGCCAACAACGGTGTCCGCGACGACGAGACCGTCCGCGAGTACGTCGAATACGGCGCCGACGCAGTCAGCGTCGGTCGGCCCAGCGACGATCCCGTCGTGCTCGAGCGGGTCGCCGATGCGGTCGAGCGACACCTCGGAGCCGCGGCGCGTCGGTAG
- a CDS encoding HalOD1 output domain-containing protein → METDSSTGGPRLQNETTMYQSDPDQPLSEAVLDAIASESGLDVLELADEFGPLYDAIDPNALDSLFQSTATAERSVGSVTFEYATYQVTVDQTGCVELSDQQ, encoded by the coding sequence ATGGAAACTGACTCTTCGACCGGCGGGCCGCGACTGCAAAACGAGACCACCATGTACCAGTCCGATCCAGATCAGCCGCTCAGTGAAGCAGTCCTCGACGCGATCGCGTCGGAATCGGGGCTGGACGTCCTCGAGCTCGCGGACGAGTTCGGCCCGCTGTACGATGCGATCGACCCGAACGCGCTCGATTCGTTGTTTCAGTCGACTGCGACCGCGGAGCGGTCCGTCGGCTCCGTCACGTTCGAGTACGCTACCTATCAGGTCACGGTCGACCAGACGGGCTGTGTGGAACTCTCGGACCAGCAGTAA
- a CDS encoding endonuclease/exonuclease/phosphatase family protein: protein MVRETTRRRFLTATGATVATTGIVGTASGAGRGTSERKPDPTRYAAFNVIELETEQVQEPGDEQAEAAARIVQEVRPDVLVINELTNNMQEGKRTDRTNIDAFVENYLSVPQRDDLEGIDYPHTLQPESNTGVLPDEEYDFNKDGEAGQRPGDAFGFGVYPGHYAFAIASRHPIEENRIRSFQEFRWDDMPNNLIVTEEEADDDAELYLTPEERDVYRLSSKTHIDVPIDVDGDVVHGLFAHPTPPGFDGSENFNGQWNHDEVRFFADYVAGAEYIYDDSGETGGIADDASYVLMGDMNAGPRTDRPLDPATKYLFDNDDFNTRRLPTSPGGAQRGNPYATRFGGDFEGVVEQIDYVLPSPDLSLQGSSVVWPSRNASKRGLGDDVSTASDHRLVWADIDA, encoded by the coding sequence ATGGTCCGCGAAACCACGAGGCGGCGGTTCCTCACGGCGACAGGCGCGACAGTTGCGACAACAGGTATCGTCGGAACGGCCAGCGGAGCCGGTCGCGGGACGTCGGAGCGGAAACCCGATCCCACGCGGTACGCGGCGTTCAACGTTATCGAACTCGAGACCGAGCAGGTCCAGGAGCCGGGCGACGAGCAGGCGGAAGCCGCGGCCCGGATCGTCCAGGAGGTTCGCCCGGACGTGCTGGTCATAAACGAACTCACGAACAACATGCAGGAGGGGAAGCGAACGGATCGGACGAACATCGACGCGTTCGTCGAGAACTACCTCTCCGTCCCCCAGCGCGATGATCTCGAGGGAATCGACTACCCGCACACCCTACAGCCCGAGAGCAATACTGGCGTTCTTCCCGACGAGGAGTACGACTTCAACAAGGACGGCGAAGCGGGCCAGCGGCCGGGAGACGCGTTCGGTTTCGGGGTGTATCCGGGCCACTACGCGTTCGCGATCGCCAGTCGGCACCCGATCGAGGAAAACCGGATCCGCTCGTTCCAGGAGTTCCGCTGGGACGACATGCCGAACAACCTGATCGTCACCGAGGAGGAGGCCGACGACGACGCCGAACTCTACCTCACGCCCGAGGAACGGGACGTGTATCGGCTTTCCTCGAAGACCCACATCGATGTGCCGATCGACGTCGACGGCGACGTCGTCCACGGCCTGTTCGCCCATCCGACGCCCCCGGGCTTCGACGGTTCCGAGAACTTCAACGGGCAGTGGAACCACGACGAGGTCCGCTTCTTCGCCGACTATGTCGCGGGCGCGGAGTACATCTACGACGACAGCGGTGAAACCGGCGGGATCGCGGACGACGCCTCTTACGTCCTGATGGGAGACATGAACGCAGGGCCCCGGACCGACCGTCCGCTCGACCCCGCGACGAAGTACCTCTTCGACAACGACGATTTCAACACTCGCCGGCTACCCACGAGCCCCGGCGGTGCCCAGCGCGGCAACCCCTACGCGACCCGCTTCGGCGGTGACTTCGAGGGAGTCGTCGAACAGATCGACTACGTGCTTCCGTCACCCGACCTGTCGCTGCAAGGGTCGTCCGTCGTCTGGCCGAGCCGAAACGCGAGCAAGCGGGGACTCGGCGACGACGTCTCGACGGCCTCCGATCACCGGCTCGTCTGGGCCGACATCGACGCGTAG
- a CDS encoding 30S ribosomal protein S17e: MAIKPAYVKKTGNLLLERYPEAFTTDFEQNKDSVTKLTNVESKGVRNRIAGYVTRKKGAEVPA; this comes from the coding sequence ATGGCAATCAAACCGGCCTACGTCAAGAAGACCGGGAACCTCCTGCTCGAGCGGTACCCGGAGGCATTCACGACCGATTTCGAACAGAACAAAGACAGCGTCACGAAGCTCACGAACGTCGAATCCAAGGGCGTCCGCAACCGCATCGCGGGCTACGTGACCCGGAAGAAAGGCGCCGAAGTCCCTGCGTAA
- a CDS encoding D-2-hydroxyacid dehydrogenase, with the protein MTDDDAPDVLVLRKGTHGTPIEQYADAIRDRLPDHTVELARTPAEERAAIRDARFVTGMTLEDDLLEAANSLEVFACAYAGTGHLPLDELADRGVAVTNASGVHGPNIGEHVLGAILHFTRRFHVGARRQRRREWRHYKATELQGSTVTVVGLGAIGQSVCDRLEPFGVDTIGVRYTPEKGGPTDEVIGFGDEAFDDALARTDYLVLACPLTETTRGLIDEEAFVTMDPESVLINIARGPVVDTDALVAALRSNWIRGASLDVTDPEPLPEEHPLWNFENVQITPHNAGHTPNYYSRLADIVAENVRRFDESGSDATLENQVLP; encoded by the coding sequence ATGACTGACGACGACGCGCCGGACGTACTCGTCCTTCGGAAGGGCACTCACGGGACGCCGATCGAACAGTACGCCGACGCGATCCGGGACCGGCTGCCGGACCACACCGTCGAACTCGCGCGCACGCCCGCCGAAGAGCGCGCGGCGATTCGGGACGCCCGCTTCGTCACCGGCATGACGCTCGAGGACGACTTGCTCGAGGCCGCAAACAGCCTCGAAGTCTTCGCGTGTGCCTACGCGGGCACCGGACATCTCCCCCTCGACGAACTCGCGGATCGAGGCGTCGCAGTGACGAACGCCTCGGGGGTCCACGGGCCGAACATCGGCGAGCACGTGCTCGGGGCAATCTTGCACTTCACGCGCCGGTTCCACGTCGGCGCGCGGCGGCAGCGCCGCCGCGAGTGGCGCCACTACAAGGCCACCGAACTACAGGGATCGACGGTCACCGTCGTCGGTCTCGGAGCGATCGGACAGTCCGTCTGCGACCGCCTCGAGCCCTTCGGCGTCGACACGATCGGGGTGCGCTACACACCCGAGAAGGGCGGGCCGACGGACGAGGTGATCGGGTTCGGGGACGAGGCGTTCGACGATGCGCTCGCGCGGACGGATTACCTCGTGCTCGCGTGTCCGCTGACGGAGACGACGCGCGGACTGATCGACGAGGAAGCGTTCGTCACGATGGATCCCGAGTCGGTACTGATCAATATCGCCCGCGGGCCGGTCGTCGACACGGACGCGCTCGTCGCGGCGCTGCGCTCGAACTGGATCCGCGGTGCATCGCTGGACGTCACCGATCCCGAGCCTTTGCCCGAAGAGCATCCGCTGTGGAACTTCGAGAACGTCCAGATCACCCCCCACAACGCGGGCCACACGCCGAACTACTACAGCCGGCTGGCCGACATCGTCGCCGAAAACGTCCGCCGATTCGACGAGTCGGGATCGGACGCCACTCTCGAGAATCAGGTGCTGCCCTGA
- a CDS encoding DUF447 domain-containing protein — MNRDGAAATAEWPVTLAGVTESVVTTMGPNGLWNVAALGLHAGDPVTARTWGNTRTRRNFHRQGEGYVQFVDDPVAFADAALSIVEREEPILESATAWARATVERVDAGTDGETDWEEWTLRPVEAAIERETVPTIDRGFGAVVEATIAASRLEVDEYDERELRDRLAYCASVVDRAGGPRERDAIDRVREHSTW, encoded by the coding sequence ATGAATCGCGACGGAGCCGCGGCGACCGCGGAGTGGCCAGTCACGCTCGCCGGCGTCACCGAGTCGGTCGTGACGACCATGGGACCGAACGGGCTGTGGAACGTCGCCGCGCTCGGCCTCCACGCCGGCGATCCCGTCACCGCTCGGACGTGGGGGAACACCCGCACCCGCCGGAACTTCCACCGGCAGGGGGAGGGGTACGTCCAGTTCGTCGACGACCCGGTCGCGTTCGCCGACGCCGCCCTCTCGATCGTCGAACGCGAGGAACCGATCCTCGAGTCCGCGACCGCCTGGGCGCGCGCGACCGTCGAACGGGTCGATGCCGGGACCGACGGCGAGACGGACTGGGAGGAGTGGACGCTTCGGCCCGTCGAGGCGGCGATCGAGCGCGAAACGGTCCCGACGATCGACCGCGGGTTCGGTGCGGTCGTCGAGGCGACCATCGCCGCGTCGCGACTCGAGGTCGACGAGTACGACGAGCGCGAGCTCCGGGACCGGCTCGCGTACTGTGCGTCCGTCGTCGATCGCGCCGGCGGGCCGCGAGAGCGCGACGCGATCGATCGCGTGCGCGAGCATTCGACGTGGTAA
- the asd gene encoding aspartate-semialdehyde dehydrogenase — translation MAVRVGVLGATGAVGQRLIQLLDPHPEFEIAALTASDSSAGKTYRQAAKWRVDSPIPTDVAEMTVTATDPDEVPNDVDMLFSSLPSSVGAKVEPGFCEEGYVVSSNSSNGRMDDDIPLVIPEVNAEHVDLLEVQRDERGWDGALLKNPNCSTITFVPTLAALTDYGLENVHVSTLQAVSGAGYDGVSSMEIIDNAIPFIGSEEDKLETESRKLLGEFDGAELTHNSMDVAASCNRIPTIDGHLENVWVETEEELTVDAAADAMREFPSLDLRSSPDPLIHVFEEPDRPQPRLDRTLGDGMAIAAGGIQESPFGLQYNCLAHNTIRGAAGASVLNGELLLENGYI, via the coding sequence ATGGCAGTACGAGTAGGCGTACTCGGTGCGACCGGCGCTGTTGGACAGCGACTGATTCAGCTTCTCGACCCCCATCCGGAGTTCGAGATCGCGGCACTGACCGCGAGCGACTCCAGCGCCGGCAAGACGTATCGACAGGCCGCGAAGTGGCGCGTCGACAGCCCGATCCCGACGGACGTCGCGGAGATGACCGTCACGGCGACCGATCCCGACGAGGTGCCCAACGACGTCGACATGCTGTTCTCGTCGCTCCCCTCGAGCGTCGGCGCGAAAGTCGAACCGGGGTTCTGCGAGGAGGGCTACGTCGTCTCCTCGAACTCCTCGAACGGCCGCATGGACGACGACATCCCCCTCGTGATTCCCGAGGTCAACGCCGAACACGTCGACCTGCTCGAGGTCCAGCGCGACGAGCGCGGCTGGGACGGCGCACTCCTCAAGAACCCCAACTGCTCGACGATCACGTTCGTTCCCACGCTCGCGGCCCTGACCGACTACGGCCTCGAGAACGTCCACGTCTCGACCCTGCAGGCCGTCTCCGGCGCGGGCTACGACGGCGTCAGCTCGATGGAGATCATCGACAACGCCATCCCCTTCATCGGCAGCGAAGAGGACAAGCTCGAGACCGAGTCCCGAAAGCTGCTGGGCGAGTTCGACGGTGCCGAGCTGACTCACAACAGCATGGACGTCGCGGCCTCCTGTAACCGCATCCCGACCATCGACGGGCACCTCGAGAACGTCTGGGTCGAGACCGAGGAGGAACTCACCGTCGACGCCGCCGCCGATGCCATGCGGGAGTTCCCGTCGCTCGATCTGCGGTCCTCGCCCGACCCGCTGATCCACGTCTTCGAAGAGCCCGATCGGCCACAGCCCCGACTCGACCGGACGCTCGGTGACGGAATGGCCATCGCCGCGGGCGGGATTCAGGAATCGCCCTTCGGCCTGCAGTACAACTGTCTGGCACACAACACGATCCGCGGTGCTGCCGGCGCGAGCGTCCTCAACGGCGAACTCCTGCTCGAGAACGGCTACATTTAG
- a CDS encoding triphosphoribosyl-dephospho-CoA synthase: MRSPAGNAELALLLEVAGTPKPGNVDRHRDLADLRFEHFLAGAVGAREGLEVAADGAAIGPAFERAVEGMAAQEGGNTQFGALLLLVPLVRAAREDLAPPVAESVVRETTVGDAAAFYRAFEHVDVAVADPPDDMAALDVRRGADAVPALEARGLTLFDIMDRSVPGDDVAREWTTGFDRSFAAAERLAEFDGPIPDRTAAVFLSALADRPDTLVATRHGEATARDVTERAAELVADDALERDRDAVETFADELVDRGINPGTTADIVAAGLFVALEHEAIEL; the protein is encoded by the coding sequence ATGCGATCACCGGCAGGGAACGCGGAACTGGCGTTGCTCCTCGAGGTCGCGGGGACCCCGAAACCGGGGAACGTCGACCGCCACCGAGACCTCGCCGACCTTCGGTTCGAGCACTTCCTCGCCGGGGCGGTGGGGGCTCGCGAGGGACTCGAGGTCGCGGCCGACGGCGCGGCGATCGGGCCGGCGTTCGAACGAGCCGTCGAGGGGATGGCCGCACAGGAGGGCGGCAACACCCAGTTCGGGGCGCTCCTGTTGCTCGTCCCGCTCGTCCGAGCCGCCCGCGAGGACCTCGCACCGCCCGTCGCGGAGTCCGTCGTCCGGGAGACGACCGTCGGCGACGCGGCGGCGTTCTACCGCGCGTTCGAACACGTCGACGTCGCCGTGGCAGACCCGCCCGACGACATGGCGGCACTCGACGTGCGCCGCGGTGCTGACGCGGTTCCGGCGCTCGAAGCCCGCGGGCTAACGCTCTTCGATATTATGGACCGGAGCGTTCCCGGCGACGACGTCGCTCGGGAGTGGACCACGGGATTCGACCGCTCGTTCGCGGCGGCCGAGCGGCTTGCCGAGTTCGACGGCCCGATTCCCGATCGAACCGCGGCCGTCTTCCTCTCCGCGCTCGCCGACCGACCGGACACGCTCGTCGCGACGCGTCACGGCGAGGCGACCGCCCGAGACGTGACCGAGCGCGCCGCGGAACTGGTCGCCGACGATGCGCTCGAGCGGGACCGGGACGCGGTCGAAACCTTCGCCGACGAACTCGTCGACCGGGGTATCAATCCGGGAACGACGGCGGACATCGTCGCGGCTGGGCTGTTCGTCGCGCTCGAGCACGAGGCGATCGAGCTATGA